A single window of Microbacterium oryzae DNA harbors:
- a CDS encoding L-rhamnose mutarotase, producing MSTDTTPQRVCFRLRVKPEMLDEYIERHSPVWPEMLEEIAASGRRHYSIFHVGGGELVGFYETDDDAASQAYLATSEVAARWEESMAPFFVALDGRADQNSEHFPEVFHLESQLAAARG from the coding sequence ATGAGCACCGACACCACCCCGCAGCGCGTCTGCTTCCGTCTTCGCGTGAAGCCGGAGATGCTCGACGAGTACATCGAGCGGCACAGTCCGGTGTGGCCGGAGATGCTCGAGGAGATCGCGGCGTCCGGGCGCCGGCACTACTCGATCTTCCACGTCGGCGGCGGCGAGCTCGTCGGCTTCTACGAGACGGACGACGACGCCGCTTCGCAGGCGTACCTCGCGACCTCCGAGGTCGCCGCGCGGTGGGAGGAGTCGATGGCTCCGTTCTTCGTCGCGCTCGACGGCCGCGCGGATCAGAACTCCGAGCACTTCCCCGAGGTGTTCCACCTCGAGTCGCAGCTCGCCGCGGCCCGGGGCTGA
- a CDS encoding MFS transporter produces the protein MFRSFASYNYRIWFLGALISNVGGWMQSTAQDWVVLTELTNNDATAMGATMALQFGPPLVLVSVTGWVADRFDRRRLLVVTQSALLLLALAVGALLLAGVMTLPLMLLFALGFGIANAFDSPARQAFVSDVVERRYAANAVALNSASFNMARLIGPAVGGVLIVAVGSGWVFFLNAATFLAMIVALLAMRTRELVPRVRRQGAARLADGFRYVSRRPDLMVAFAMVFLVGAFGMNFPIFASTMALEFGRQADGYGVLSSVLAIGSLAGALLAARRERARLRIVMFAAGGFGVASIVSAMMPSYWTYAAVLVFVGFGTVTMLTTANGYVQTNSDPALRGRVLALYMAVIMGSTPIGAPIAGWVADTFGPRAAITLGGIAGLVACLIGLAWVLRSGRLHRESGNRFGVALEETRPLEIITQATPTVAPEEFSDQVAQTTAIRMDEDDERMADGRP, from the coding sequence ATGTTCCGATCCTTCGCGTCGTACAACTACCGCATCTGGTTCCTCGGCGCGCTCATCTCCAACGTGGGCGGATGGATGCAGTCCACCGCACAGGACTGGGTCGTGCTCACCGAGCTGACGAACAACGACGCGACCGCCATGGGCGCAACGATGGCGCTGCAGTTCGGCCCGCCGCTCGTGCTCGTGAGCGTCACGGGCTGGGTCGCCGACCGCTTCGACCGGCGACGCCTGCTGGTCGTCACGCAGTCCGCGCTGCTCCTCCTCGCCCTCGCGGTGGGCGCGCTGCTGCTCGCCGGGGTCATGACGCTCCCCCTCATGTTGCTGTTCGCGCTCGGCTTCGGCATCGCCAACGCCTTCGACAGCCCCGCGCGTCAGGCGTTCGTCTCCGACGTCGTCGAGCGCCGGTACGCGGCGAACGCGGTCGCCCTGAACTCCGCGTCGTTCAACATGGCGCGTCTCATCGGCCCCGCCGTCGGCGGCGTGCTCATCGTCGCGGTCGGCAGCGGCTGGGTGTTCTTCCTCAACGCCGCGACCTTCCTCGCGATGATCGTCGCGCTTCTCGCCATGCGCACGCGCGAGCTCGTGCCGCGGGTGCGGCGGCAGGGGGCCGCGCGCCTCGCCGACGGCTTCCGCTACGTCTCGCGCCGGCCCGACTTGATGGTGGCATTCGCGATGGTGTTCCTCGTGGGCGCGTTCGGCATGAACTTCCCGATCTTCGCCTCGACGATGGCGCTGGAGTTCGGGCGGCAGGCCGACGGCTACGGCGTGCTGAGCTCGGTGCTCGCGATCGGCTCGCTCGCCGGCGCGCTGCTCGCCGCGCGTCGGGAGCGCGCGCGGCTGCGCATCGTGATGTTCGCGGCCGGCGGCTTCGGCGTCGCCTCGATCGTCTCCGCGATGATGCCGAGCTACTGGACGTACGCCGCCGTGCTCGTCTTCGTCGGGTTCGGCACCGTCACCATGCTCACCACCGCGAACGGGTACGTGCAGACGAACTCGGATCCGGCGCTCCGCGGCCGCGTGCTCGCGCTCTACATGGCCGTCATCATGGGCTCGACGCCGATCGGCGCGCCGATCGCGGGCTGGGTCGCCGATACCTTCGGTCCGCGGGCGGCGATCACGCTCGGCGGCATCGCCGGCCTCGTCGCGTGCCTCATCGGGCTGGCGTGGGTCCTCCGATCCGGGCGCCTGCACCGTGAGAGCGGCAACCGCTTCGGCGTCGCGCTCGAGGAGACCCGCCCCCTCGAGATCATCACGCAGGCGACGCCCACCGTCGCGCCCGAGGAGTTCAGCGATCAGGTCGCCCAGACCACGGCCATCCGGATGGACGAGGACGACGAGCGGATGGCCGACGGCCGCCCCTGA
- a CDS encoding MarR family winged helix-turn-helix transcriptional regulator, whose translation MAKQSASSKLSADASELRAAVFRLSRRLKQQRAVSDMTDGQFAVLVALKLHGPHTLSALAEREGVTAPSMNRTVNCLEELGHLSRTENGVDRRKVDIVITDSGRRVVEETVRRRDEWLSKVLSGLDGDDRETLRRAAAIIMREVER comes from the coding sequence ATGGCTAAGCAATCCGCATCCTCGAAGCTCTCCGCCGACGCCTCCGAGTTGCGCGCCGCCGTCTTCCGCCTGTCCCGCCGCCTCAAGCAGCAGCGCGCGGTGTCGGACATGACCGACGGGCAGTTCGCGGTGCTGGTGGCGCTCAAGCTGCACGGGCCGCACACCCTCTCGGCGCTGGCCGAGCGCGAGGGCGTCACCGCGCCATCCATGAACCGCACCGTCAACTGCCTCGAGGAGCTCGGCCACCTCAGCCGCACCGAGAACGGCGTCGACCGCCGCAAGGTCGACATCGTCATCACCGACAGCGGCCGTCGCGTCGTCGAGGAGACCGTCCGCCGACGCGACGAGTGGCTGTCGAAGGTCCTGTCGGGGCTCGACGGCGACGACCGGGAGACCCTGCGGCGAGCCGCCGCGATCATCATGAGGGAGGTGGAGCGATGA
- a CDS encoding alpha/beta hydrolase: MPEFADAHGVVIVYDVHEPEGQPRGVVQVLHGVGEHAGRYAALAAALTAAGYVVYADDHRGHGRTGMRQHGDAAKLGRLGVGGHRAAVDAVWQLSQRIRAERPGLPLVLLGHSWGSFLAQILFDAHPEAYDGVILVGSSLRWPGSLNAGDLNARWKAVGATGVEWLSVDPAVQKAFLDDPLAVNTPLLKLFGPAEAARIYGRPRRDLRQRAGRDVPVLLLVGRDDSVGGPRGVHRLARAYRERGGLTDVTTLVYDGRHEILNEPVQGQVRADIRAWLDARIPAPS; encoded by the coding sequence ATGCCGGAGTTCGCCGACGCGCACGGGGTCGTCATCGTCTACGACGTGCACGAGCCCGAGGGCCAGCCGCGGGGCGTGGTGCAGGTGCTGCACGGCGTCGGCGAGCACGCCGGGCGGTACGCCGCGCTCGCCGCGGCGCTCACCGCCGCCGGCTACGTCGTCTATGCCGACGACCACCGCGGGCACGGCCGCACCGGCATGCGCCAGCACGGCGACGCGGCGAAGCTCGGCCGGCTCGGCGTGGGCGGCCACCGCGCGGCCGTCGACGCCGTCTGGCAGCTGAGTCAGCGGATCCGGGCGGAGCGGCCGGGGCTGCCGCTCGTGCTGCTCGGTCACTCGTGGGGGTCCTTCCTCGCGCAGATCCTCTTCGACGCCCACCCTGAGGCGTACGACGGCGTCATCCTCGTCGGCTCCTCGCTGCGCTGGCCCGGGTCGCTCAACGCGGGCGATCTCAACGCGCGGTGGAAGGCCGTCGGCGCCACCGGCGTCGAATGGCTCTCGGTCGACCCGGCCGTGCAGAAGGCGTTCCTCGACGACCCGCTCGCCGTGAACACGCCGCTGCTCAAGCTCTTCGGCCCGGCCGAGGCCGCCCGGATCTACGGACGCCCACGGCGCGACCTCCGGCAGCGGGCGGGGCGGGACGTGCCGGTCCTCCTGCTCGTCGGGCGCGACGACTCGGTCGGCGGGCCGCGCGGCGTCCACCGCCTCGCCCGCGCCTATCGCGAGCGCGGGGGGCTGACGGATGTCACCACGCTCGTCTACGACGGACGTCACGAGATCCTCAACGAGCCCGTGCAGGGGCAGGTGCGCGCGGACATCCGCGCCTGGCTCGACGCGCGCATCCCCGCGCCGTCCTAG
- a CDS encoding lipoate--protein ligase family protein, with protein sequence MHGEYKVPGGKLVVVDLEVEAGRISSFHLAGDFFLEPDTALDDINRAVTGLPDTAEVSTIAAAIRAQLPDGVQMLGFTPEAVGTAVRRALVTASTWSDFEWEVIDDPAVSPMTNLALDEVLTGRVGDGRRKPTLRIWEWDQSAVVIGSFQSYRNEVDPEGAKRHGFQVVRRISGGGAMLMGAEQIITYSLYVPASLVAGLTFADSYAFLDDWVLQALREVGIDATYQPLNDIASPSGKIGGAAQKRLANGGVLHHATLSYDIDGQVMTEVLRIGREKLSDKGTTSAAKRVDPIRSQTGMARREILDRFIASFQRFTGAERGHVAPDELAEAEELVRTKFSTDAWLHRVP encoded by the coding sequence GTGCATGGCGAGTACAAGGTCCCCGGTGGAAAGCTCGTGGTCGTCGACCTCGAGGTCGAGGCCGGGAGGATCTCGTCGTTCCACCTCGCGGGCGACTTCTTCCTCGAGCCCGACACCGCGCTCGACGACATCAACCGCGCCGTGACCGGCCTGCCCGACACCGCCGAGGTGTCGACGATCGCCGCCGCGATCCGCGCGCAGCTCCCCGATGGGGTGCAGATGCTCGGCTTCACGCCGGAGGCGGTGGGCACAGCCGTCCGCCGCGCCCTCGTCACCGCGTCGACGTGGAGCGACTTCGAGTGGGAGGTCATCGACGACCCCGCCGTGTCGCCCATGACGAACCTCGCCCTCGACGAGGTGCTCACCGGCCGCGTCGGCGACGGGCGCCGCAAGCCGACGCTGCGCATCTGGGAGTGGGATCAGTCCGCCGTCGTCATCGGCTCGTTCCAGTCGTACCGCAACGAGGTCGACCCGGAGGGGGCGAAGCGGCACGGCTTCCAGGTCGTGCGCCGCATCTCCGGCGGCGGCGCCATGCTCATGGGCGCCGAGCAGATCATCACGTACTCGCTGTACGTGCCGGCGTCTCTCGTCGCGGGCCTCACGTTCGCCGACTCCTACGCGTTCCTCGACGACTGGGTGCTGCAGGCACTGCGCGAGGTCGGCATCGACGCGACCTACCAGCCCCTCAACGACATCGCGAGCCCGTCGGGCAAGATCGGCGGCGCCGCGCAGAAGCGCCTCGCGAACGGCGGCGTGCTGCATCACGCCACGCTCTCCTACGACATCGACGGCCAGGTCATGACCGAGGTGCTCCGCATCGGGCGCGAGAAGCTCAGCGACAAGGGCACGACGTCCGCCGCGAAGCGGGTCGACCCCATCCGCAGCCAGACGGGGATGGCGCGGCGTGAGATCCTCGACCGGTTCATCGCGTCGTTCCAGAGGTTCACGGGCGCCGAGCGCGGCCATGTGGCGCCGGACGAGCTCGCCGAGGCGGAGGAGCTCGTGCGCACGAAGTTCTCCACCGACGCCTGGCTGCACCGCGTCCCGTGA
- a CDS encoding DNA-methyltransferase — protein MTSDILDGEPLAALTPGRGAVAIHYGDNLDVAATLPDGAFTIAYLDPPFNTGRGRETDESRRGFSVHVPDAPALEPEEPMAIELEDGALFGSPDGADIAAVDTREAEIRAASHTGFHGRSYERVRGALRSFDDRFDDYWGFLMPRIEEAWRLLADDGTLYLHLDYREAHYAKVMLDAVFGRDSFLNELIWAYDYGAKSRRRWPTKHDTILVYVKDPDRYWFDSEAVDREPYMAPGLVTREKARRGKLPTDVWWHTIVPTSGGERTGYATQKPEGILRRIVQASSRPGDRVLDMFAGSGTTGAVAAALGRDAVLIDDNPDAIRIMGDRIPDARVVLRRYTRRAP, from the coding sequence GTGACCTCCGACATCCTCGACGGCGAGCCGCTCGCGGCGCTCACGCCGGGACGCGGCGCCGTGGCCATCCACTACGGCGACAACCTCGACGTCGCCGCCACCCTGCCCGACGGCGCCTTCACGATCGCCTACCTCGACCCGCCGTTCAACACCGGGCGGGGGCGCGAGACCGACGAGAGCCGTCGCGGCTTCTCCGTGCACGTCCCCGACGCGCCGGCGCTGGAGCCGGAGGAGCCGATGGCGATCGAGCTCGAGGACGGCGCGCTGTTCGGCAGCCCCGACGGCGCCGACATCGCGGCGGTCGACACCCGCGAGGCGGAGATCCGCGCGGCGTCGCACACCGGCTTCCATGGGCGCAGCTACGAGCGCGTGCGCGGGGCCCTGCGGTCGTTCGACGATCGGTTCGACGACTACTGGGGCTTCCTCATGCCGCGCATCGAGGAGGCCTGGCGCCTCCTCGCCGACGACGGCACCCTGTACCTGCACCTGGACTACCGCGAGGCGCACTATGCGAAGGTCATGCTCGACGCCGTGTTCGGGCGGGACTCGTTCCTCAACGAGCTGATCTGGGCCTACGACTACGGGGCGAAGTCGCGGCGGCGCTGGCCCACCAAGCACGACACGATCCTCGTCTACGTCAAGGATCCCGACCGGTACTGGTTCGACTCCGAGGCCGTCGACCGCGAGCCCTACATGGCACCCGGGCTCGTCACGCGTGAGAAGGCACGGCGCGGGAAGCTGCCCACCGACGTGTGGTGGCACACCATCGTGCCGACGAGCGGCGGCGAGCGCACCGGCTACGCCACGCAGAAGCCCGAGGGCATCCTGCGGCGCATCGTGCAGGCGTCGTCGCGCCCCGGCGACCGCGTGCTCGACATGTTCGCCGGCAGCGGGACGACGGGCGCGGTCGCCGCCGCGCTCGGCCGCGACGCCGTGCTCATCGACGACAACCCCGACGCCATCCGCATTATGGGCGACCGCATCCCCGACGCCCGTGTCGTGCTGCGCCGCTACACGCGCCGCGCGCCCTGA
- a CDS encoding carboxylesterase/lipase family protein yields the protein MGAQNDHVEQPLVLTDAGRVRGFWRGECATFLGIPYARPPRGALRFQAPMRPEYREDIYDATRQGATPQRGATGITLIPEPSVPGPSTLNVNIFTPTTDPHAALPVIVYFHGGAYVSGSPASPWYDGRSFARDGVVVVTASYRLGFDGFGWIADAPSNRGVRDWLAALEWVQRNIRGFGGDPAQVTIAGQSAGAGAVVTLLGMPAAQHLFAGAWAMSATIGAIMPDEAERFGRMVAQEGGVEPTVAGWRSLTEKQVRLAAQDLIGMHDLHGAQAVLSGGLRLGPVVDGDLIPEPTVRALANGVGSDKPLVLGTTDDEFSMIVDDYRKWLRWLPAGLVLAVLGLPWKRRRAYLRANAELRRERGVPAAIGRFVTDALFRRHVVRIGRVRSATAGARTWAYRFEWVSPVRGWSLHCLDVPFFFDVLDAEGVEMIAGEDPPQDLADDVHGAAVRFAHEHAADWSPWTAGSAPSRVFTHPRPASREDLHAYDGAIPLA from the coding sequence GTGGGAGCGCAGAACGATCACGTCGAGCAGCCGCTGGTGCTCACCGACGCCGGCCGGGTGCGCGGCTTCTGGCGCGGCGAGTGCGCGACGTTCCTCGGCATCCCGTACGCGCGGCCGCCGCGCGGAGCCCTCCGCTTTCAGGCGCCGATGCGGCCGGAGTACCGGGAGGACATTTACGACGCGACTCGGCAGGGCGCGACCCCGCAGCGCGGCGCCACCGGCATCACGCTGATCCCCGAGCCGTCGGTGCCGGGGCCGTCGACCCTCAACGTCAACATCTTCACCCCGACGACCGACCCGCATGCGGCGCTGCCCGTGATCGTCTATTTCCACGGCGGCGCGTACGTGTCGGGTTCCCCCGCGAGCCCCTGGTACGACGGGCGGTCGTTCGCCCGCGACGGGGTCGTCGTCGTCACCGCGTCGTACCGACTCGGCTTCGACGGCTTCGGCTGGATCGCGGATGCGCCGAGCAACCGCGGCGTGCGGGACTGGCTGGCGGCGCTCGAGTGGGTGCAGCGGAACATCCGCGGCTTCGGCGGCGATCCCGCGCAGGTCACGATCGCCGGGCAGTCGGCCGGCGCGGGCGCGGTGGTCACCCTCCTCGGCATGCCCGCAGCGCAGCACCTCTTCGCCGGCGCCTGGGCGATGTCGGCCACGATCGGCGCGATCATGCCCGATGAGGCCGAGCGCTTCGGGCGGATGGTCGCGCAGGAGGGCGGCGTCGAGCCCACGGTGGCGGGATGGCGCAGCCTCACCGAGAAGCAGGTGCGCCTCGCGGCGCAGGACCTCATCGGCATGCACGACCTGCACGGCGCGCAGGCCGTGCTGTCGGGCGGGCTCCGCCTCGGCCCCGTGGTCGATGGCGACCTCATCCCCGAGCCGACCGTCCGCGCGCTCGCGAACGGCGTGGGCTCCGACAAGCCTCTCGTGCTCGGCACGACCGACGACGAGTTCTCGATGATCGTCGACGACTACCGGAAGTGGCTGCGGTGGCTGCCTGCCGGACTCGTGCTCGCCGTCCTCGGTCTGCCGTGGAAGCGCCGTCGCGCGTACCTGCGGGCGAATGCGGAGCTGCGCCGGGAGCGCGGCGTTCCCGCCGCGATCGGCCGCTTCGTCACCGACGCGCTCTTCCGCCGGCACGTCGTGCGGATCGGCCGCGTCCGCTCGGCGACGGCCGGTGCGCGGACGTGGGCGTATCGGTTCGAGTGGGTCTCTCCCGTGCGCGGATGGTCGCTGCACTGCCTCGACGTGCCGTTCTTCTTCGACGTGCTCGACGCCGAGGGCGTCGAGATGATCGCCGGCGAGGATCCGCCGCAGGACCTCGCCGACGACGTGCACGGCGCGGCGGTGCGGTTCGCGCACGAGCACGCGGCGGACTGGAGCCCGTGGACCGCGGGCTCTGCGCCGTCGCGCGTGTTCACCCATCCCCGCCCGGCGTCGCGAGAGGACCTGCACGCCTACGACGGGGCCATCCCACTCGCCTGA
- the poxB gene encoding ubiquinone-dependent pyruvate dehydrogenase — MTNVAENIVEVLKANGVERVYGIPGDSLNGFTDALRKDGSVEWVHVRHEESAAFAAAADAALTGELAVAAGSCGPGNLHLINGLYDAQRSRVPVLAIAAHIPTSEIGTNYFQETHPQELFRECSVYVEYVADPSQMPRILEIAMRAAIEQRGVAVIVIPGDVALADAASERVTVIERTHPVVVPSEEELARAVRILDGAKKVTILAGAGTQGAHDEVVALADRLAAPIVHALRGKEFLEYDNPYDVGLTGLLGFASGYRAMDAADAVLMLGTDFPYPQFYPDHAKTIQVDIRGSQLGRRHPLDLGLVGDVKATAAALLPRLADGRSRSHLEDARDHYVKTRRKLDELAVPRRGSHPIHPQYLARLIDEAAGDDTVFTADVGSPVVWASRYLTMNGRRRLVGSFSHGSMANALMHGIGAQAADRDRQVVALAGDGGLAMMLGELITLTQNKLPVKTVVFNNSSLNFVELEMKAAGFVTYGTDLANPDFAAVANALGIKGIRVERSDQLPDAVAELLAHDGPALLDVVTERQELSLPPSISADQVGGFALYAIRTVLSGRGDELLDLARANWRQLF; from the coding sequence ATGACCAACGTGGCAGAGAACATCGTCGAGGTGCTGAAGGCGAACGGCGTCGAGCGGGTGTACGGCATCCCGGGCGACTCCCTCAACGGCTTCACCGACGCTCTGCGCAAGGACGGGTCCGTCGAGTGGGTGCACGTGCGCCACGAGGAGTCCGCCGCCTTCGCCGCCGCGGCCGACGCCGCCCTCACCGGCGAGCTCGCCGTCGCCGCCGGATCGTGCGGCCCCGGCAACCTCCACCTCATCAACGGGCTCTACGACGCGCAGCGCTCGCGTGTGCCGGTGCTCGCGATCGCCGCCCACATCCCCACCTCCGAGATCGGCACGAACTACTTCCAGGAGACGCACCCGCAGGAGCTGTTCCGCGAGTGCAGTGTGTACGTGGAGTACGTCGCCGACCCGAGCCAGATGCCGCGCATCCTCGAGATCGCCATGCGCGCCGCCATCGAGCAGCGCGGCGTGGCGGTCATCGTCATCCCGGGCGACGTGGCGCTCGCCGACGCGGCCTCCGAGCGCGTGACCGTCATCGAGCGCACGCATCCGGTCGTGGTGCCGAGCGAGGAGGAGCTCGCGCGCGCCGTGCGCATCCTCGACGGAGCGAAGAAGGTCACCATCCTCGCCGGAGCGGGAACGCAGGGCGCGCACGACGAGGTGGTCGCTCTCGCCGACCGGCTCGCAGCTCCCATCGTCCACGCACTGCGCGGCAAGGAGTTCCTCGAGTACGACAACCCGTACGACGTGGGTCTGACGGGCCTGCTCGGCTTCGCGTCCGGCTACCGCGCCATGGACGCGGCCGACGCGGTCCTCATGCTCGGCACCGACTTCCCGTACCCGCAGTTCTACCCCGATCACGCGAAGACCATTCAGGTCGACATCCGCGGCTCCCAGCTCGGGCGGCGCCATCCGCTCGACCTCGGCCTCGTCGGCGACGTGAAGGCGACCGCCGCGGCGCTCCTGCCGAGGCTGGCGGATGGCCGCTCCCGCAGCCACCTGGAGGACGCGCGCGATCACTACGTCAAGACGCGGCGCAAGCTCGACGAGCTCGCCGTTCCGCGGCGCGGCTCGCACCCGATCCATCCGCAATACCTCGCCCGTCTCATCGACGAGGCGGCGGGCGACGACACCGTCTTCACCGCCGATGTCGGCTCCCCCGTCGTGTGGGCGAGCCGCTACCTCACGATGAACGGTCGACGCCGACTCGTCGGCTCGTTCAGCCACGGCTCCATGGCGAACGCGCTCATGCACGGCATCGGCGCGCAGGCTGCCGACCGCGATCGGCAGGTCGTCGCCCTCGCCGGAGACGGCGGACTCGCCATGATGCTCGGCGAGCTCATCACGCTCACGCAGAACAAGCTGCCGGTGAAGACGGTGGTCTTCAACAACTCCTCGCTGAACTTCGTCGAGCTGGAGATGAAGGCCGCGGGGTTCGTCACGTACGGCACCGACCTCGCCAACCCCGACTTCGCCGCGGTGGCGAATGCGCTCGGCATCAAGGGCATCCGCGTCGAGCGGTCGGATCAGCTGCCCGACGCCGTGGCCGAGCTGCTCGCGCATGATGGGCCGGCTCTCCTCGACGTCGTGACCGAGCGGCAGGAGCTCTCGCTGCCGCCATCCATCTCGGCCGACCAGGTCGGCGGATTCGCGCTCTACGCCATCCGCACGGTGCTGTCGGGGCGGGGCGACGAGCTGCTCGACCTGGCGCGCGCGAACTGGCGGCAGCTGTTCTGA
- a CDS encoding MFS transporter — MADPQTHPGAPAPPENGMRSFVHVLVNTAFANITTSYLWFGLTFWIYLETENVIATGVIGGAYMLFIALFSMFFGTLVDRFRKKAVMAWATLAAFVVFCLDAVFYFLLGEERMVDLTEPWFWIFAVVMLAGAVVEQLRNIALSTTVTLLVPVEKHANANGLVGTVQGLAFLVTSVFSGLSIGFLGMGGTILIALVAIALSLVHLLAIRIPEREIVHAEGQPRWVDVAGGVRAVRLVPGLLTLILFTTLNNLVGGVYMALMDPYGLEMFSVEMWGIWLAVTSTGFIVGGMVIAKVGLGRNPIRTMLLIAAFIGLVGAVFALREWAWLYVAGMWVYMCFVPAVEAAEQTVIQKVTPYEKQGRVFGFAMTFEAASAPITSFLIAPIAQLWVIPYMRLEDGQRRWSWLLGEGDARGIGLVFLVAGVVAVALALSGFLLPAYRTLSKQFTTDGQGAATNEPASSEGLISPVEARAGFDEPATPDHSPER; from the coding sequence ATGGCCGATCCGCAGACTCATCCGGGCGCGCCCGCGCCACCCGAGAACGGCATGCGCAGCTTCGTGCACGTGCTCGTGAACACCGCGTTCGCGAACATCACCACGAGCTACCTGTGGTTCGGGCTGACGTTCTGGATCTACCTCGAGACCGAGAACGTGATCGCGACGGGCGTCATCGGCGGCGCGTACATGCTCTTCATCGCGCTGTTCAGCATGTTCTTCGGCACGCTCGTCGACCGGTTCCGCAAGAAGGCGGTCATGGCGTGGGCGACGCTCGCCGCCTTTGTCGTCTTCTGCCTCGACGCCGTGTTCTACTTCCTCCTCGGCGAGGAGCGGATGGTCGATCTCACCGAGCCCTGGTTCTGGATCTTCGCGGTCGTGATGCTGGCGGGAGCGGTCGTCGAGCAGCTGCGCAACATCGCGCTGTCGACGACCGTCACCCTGCTCGTCCCCGTCGAGAAGCACGCGAACGCGAACGGGCTCGTCGGCACGGTGCAGGGGCTGGCCTTCCTCGTGACGAGCGTCTTCAGCGGCCTGTCGATCGGCTTCCTCGGCATGGGAGGGACCATCCTCATCGCCCTCGTCGCGATCGCCCTCTCGCTCGTGCACCTCCTCGCCATCCGCATCCCCGAGCGCGAGATCGTGCACGCGGAGGGGCAGCCGCGCTGGGTGGACGTCGCCGGCGGCGTGCGGGCGGTGCGCCTCGTCCCGGGGCTGCTGACGCTCATCCTCTTCACGACGCTGAACAACCTCGTCGGCGGCGTCTACATGGCGCTGATGGATCCGTACGGGCTCGAGATGTTCTCCGTCGAGATGTGGGGCATCTGGCTCGCCGTCACCTCCACCGGCTTCATCGTCGGCGGCATGGTGATCGCGAAGGTCGGCCTCGGGCGCAACCCGATCCGGACGATGCTCCTCATCGCGGCGTTCATCGGCCTCGTCGGCGCGGTCTTCGCCCTCCGCGAGTGGGCGTGGCTGTACGTCGCGGGGATGTGGGTCTACATGTGCTTCGTGCCGGCGGTCGAGGCGGCCGAGCAGACGGTCATCCAGAAGGTGACGCCGTACGAGAAGCAGGGCCGCGTGTTCGGATTCGCGATGACGTTCGAGGCGGCCTCCGCGCCGATCACGTCGTTCCTCATCGCGCCGATCGCGCAACTGTGGGTCATTCCGTACATGCGGTTGGAAGACGGGCAGCGACGCTGGTCGTGGCTGCTGGGCGAGGGAGACGCCCGCGGCATCGGTCTGGTGTTCCTCGTGGCGGGTGTCGTGGCGGTCGCCCTCGCACTCTCCGGATTCCTGCTGCCCGCCTACCGCACGCTGTCGAAGCAGTTCACGACGGATGGCCAGGGTGCGGCCACGAATGAGCCTGCGTCGAGCGAGGGTCTGATCTCACCGGTCGAGGCGCGGGCGGGGTTCGACGAACCGGCGACGCCCGATCACTCGCCCGAGCGGTAG
- a CDS encoding MarR family winged helix-turn-helix transcriptional regulator produces the protein MGDRRLAIEAWESLFRAQHEVFGKLSGDFVGSDLSQAEYDVLLTVTRAPDMTARLRDVTANMLISQPSVSRLVDRMVGRGLVTKCSDPDDGRGALVTATEEGAHAFRVIGAAHGRSIAEHMACFDDEELRTLLTLTEKLRGYRSGE, from the coding sequence ATGGGGGATCGAAGACTCGCGATCGAAGCGTGGGAGAGCCTCTTCCGAGCGCAGCACGAGGTGTTCGGCAAGCTCTCCGGCGATTTCGTCGGCAGCGACCTCTCGCAGGCGGAGTACGACGTGCTCCTCACCGTGACCCGCGCGCCCGACATGACGGCGCGACTGCGCGACGTGACGGCCAACATGCTCATCAGCCAGCCCAGCGTCTCGCGGCTGGTCGATCGGATGGTCGGCCGCGGCCTGGTGACGAAGTGCAGCGATCCCGACGACGGTCGCGGCGCGCTGGTCACCGCCACCGAGGAGGGCGCGCACGCCTTCCGCGTCATCGGCGCCGCGCACGGACGCAGCATCGCCGAGCACATGGCGTGCTTCGACGACGAGGAGCTGCGAACGCTCCTCACGCTCACCGAGAAGCTGCGCGGCTACCGCTCGGGCGAGTGA